The Actinopolyspora erythraea genome has a segment encoding these proteins:
- a CDS encoding 2Fe-2S iron-sulfur cluster-binding protein — protein MMSSSNPNRLNASVRPGRIDRTRTLHATVDGRAVPGRPGDTLASALLASGDIEVGPSIQRGRPRGVFSADCTEPNALVQRLDGECPEPMLPATEIELQDGLRVETLSGVGWLSEQRDTAGYDKKFVHSDVVVVGAGPAGIAASLAAARGGARVMLVDQHRELGGMLLDGQAHVAGHPATEWIGRAARELAENEQVRVLTRATALGCYDHNYLLVAERRADHPDAPASPTIRQRLWHVRAKQVVLATGAHERPLVFADNDRPGVMLASAVRSYLNRHAVLPGREAVVFTTSDSAYSTALDLLGTGARVPAIVDTRPEPPTRLVEQVRAAGAHVVTSAAVVATDGEHRVSGVRVRGLDGNGSLTGWSAEFPCDLLAVCGGWNPAVQLFAQGGGAVRWDPVVAGFVPSGAGGRSARVVGAARGTYDLAGCLAQGFASGAEAATLSGFRTAPPPVPQVDGDRQTSRPRPVWLVPDESRAPEECTEHFVDQQRDATVADIHRALGTGMRSVQHVKRYTTISTGLEQGKSSGVNAVGVLADALSAGSPGEVGTTTFRPPYTPVPLALFAGRTTGRLYDPVRTTPMHRQHVEAGAVFEDVGQWKRPRYYPRGDEDMHAAVLRECSAARTGVAVQDVSTLGRIEIVGSDAPEFLDRIYTNGFAKLAVGKARYGMMCGADGMVLDDGVSMRLAEDRYLMSTTTGGAAKVLDWLEEWLQTEWPELDVYCTSVTEQWAAVAVVGPDSRTVVGRLAPDLDVSAESFGFMRFHETVLVGGIPARISRVSFSGELAFEVNVARWYGQALWEATMTAGSDLDITPYGTETMHVLRAEKGFVIVGQDTDGTVTPVDLGMDWAVSKHKDFIGKRSLSRPDLVRQDRVQLVGLLPTDTTTLLPEGAHLVEPDVSRRPPVPMAGHVTSSYHSAALERTFALGLVSGGRQRIGEVLCAPVGGRDVEVEITSPVFYDPEGARRDGPEQG, from the coding sequence ATGATGAGCTCGTCGAACCCCAACCGTCTCAATGCCTCGGTCCGCCCGGGGCGGATCGACCGCACCCGCACGCTCCACGCCACGGTGGACGGACGCGCGGTACCGGGCAGGCCGGGGGACACCCTGGCCTCGGCCCTGCTGGCCAGCGGCGACATCGAGGTCGGCCCGTCGATCCAGCGCGGGCGCCCGAGGGGGGTGTTCAGCGCCGACTGCACCGAACCGAACGCGCTGGTGCAACGGCTGGACGGCGAGTGCCCGGAACCGATGCTGCCCGCCACCGAGATCGAGCTCCAGGACGGACTGCGCGTCGAGACGCTCTCCGGCGTCGGCTGGTTGAGTGAACAACGCGACACCGCCGGTTACGACAAGAAGTTCGTGCACTCCGACGTGGTCGTGGTCGGGGCGGGCCCCGCCGGTATCGCGGCGAGCCTGGCCGCGGCGCGCGGCGGTGCGCGAGTGATGCTGGTGGACCAGCACCGCGAGCTCGGGGGGATGCTGCTGGACGGCCAGGCCCACGTCGCGGGCCACCCCGCCACCGAGTGGATCGGGCGCGCCGCGCGCGAACTGGCGGAGAACGAGCAGGTCCGGGTGCTGACCCGTGCCACGGCGCTCGGGTGCTACGACCACAACTACCTGCTCGTCGCGGAACGCCGCGCGGACCACCCCGACGCCCCGGCGTCCCCCACGATCAGGCAACGGCTCTGGCACGTCAGGGCGAAGCAGGTGGTGCTCGCCACCGGGGCCCACGAACGTCCGCTGGTCTTCGCCGACAACGACCGCCCCGGCGTGATGCTCGCCTCGGCCGTGCGCTCCTACCTCAACCGCCACGCCGTGCTGCCCGGACGCGAGGCGGTGGTGTTCACCACTTCGGACAGTGCCTACAGCACCGCGCTCGACCTGCTGGGGACGGGAGCCAGGGTGCCCGCCATCGTGGACACGCGCCCCGAACCACCCACCCGGCTGGTCGAACAGGTCCGTGCCGCGGGGGCCCACGTCGTGACCTCGGCGGCGGTGGTGGCTACCGACGGGGAGCACCGCGTCTCCGGAGTCCGGGTACGCGGTCTCGACGGGAACGGCTCCCTCACCGGGTGGAGCGCCGAGTTCCCCTGCGACCTACTGGCGGTCTGCGGCGGTTGGAACCCGGCCGTCCAGCTGTTCGCGCAGGGCGGGGGAGCGGTGCGCTGGGATCCCGTGGTGGCCGGGTTCGTGCCCAGCGGAGCCGGTGGGCGCTCCGCGAGGGTCGTGGGAGCGGCCCGGGGGACCTACGACCTGGCCGGTTGTCTGGCGCAGGGCTTCGCCTCGGGCGCGGAAGCCGCCACGCTCAGCGGCTTCCGCACCGCCCCGCCACCGGTGCCGCAGGTAGACGGGGACCGGCAGACGAGCAGGCCGCGCCCGGTCTGGCTGGTCCCGGACGAGTCACGCGCCCCCGAGGAGTGCACCGAGCACTTCGTGGACCAGCAGCGTGACGCCACGGTGGCCGACATCCACCGCGCCCTCGGGACCGGAATGCGCTCCGTGCAGCACGTCAAGCGCTACACGACCATCTCGACCGGCCTGGAGCAGGGAAAGAGCTCCGGCGTCAACGCGGTCGGGGTGCTGGCCGACGCGCTGTCGGCCGGTTCGCCGGGGGAGGTGGGCACCACCACCTTCCGCCCGCCCTACACCCCCGTGCCGCTCGCGTTGTTCGCCGGGCGAACCACGGGGCGGTTGTACGATCCGGTGCGCACCACGCCGATGCACCGGCAGCACGTCGAGGCCGGCGCCGTTTTCGAGGACGTGGGGCAGTGGAAGCGCCCCCGCTACTACCCGCGTGGTGACGAGGACATGCACGCCGCCGTGCTGCGCGAGTGCTCGGCCGCGCGCACCGGAGTGGCCGTCCAGGACGTCAGCACTCTCGGACGGATCGAGATCGTCGGCTCGGACGCGCCGGAGTTCCTCGACCGGATCTACACCAACGGGTTCGCCAAGCTGGCGGTCGGCAAGGCCCGTTACGGGATGATGTGCGGCGCGGACGGAATGGTGCTCGACGACGGCGTCTCGATGCGGCTGGCCGAGGACCGCTACCTGATGAGCACCACCACCGGTGGCGCGGCCAAGGTGCTGGACTGGCTCGAGGAGTGGCTGCAGACCGAGTGGCCGGAACTGGACGTCTACTGCACCTCGGTCACCGAGCAGTGGGCGGCCGTCGCGGTGGTCGGCCCGGACTCCCGCACGGTGGTGGGACGCCTGGCCCCCGACCTAGACGTGTCGGCCGAGTCCTTCGGTTTCATGCGCTTCCACGAGACCGTGCTCGTCGGGGGCATCCCCGCCAGGATCTCCAGGGTCTCGTTCTCCGGGGAATTGGCCTTCGAAGTCAACGTGGCCCGCTGGTACGGCCAGGCGCTCTGGGAGGCCACCATGACGGCGGGCTCCGACCTGGACATCACCCCCTACGGCACCGAGACGATGCACGTGCTGCGCGCCGAGAAGGGGTTCGTGATCGTGGGCCAGGACACCGACGGGACGGTCACCCCCGTGGACCTGGGAATGGACTGGGCCGTTTCCAAGCACAAGGACTTCATCGGCAAACGCTCGCTGAGTCGCCCCGACCTGGTGCGGCAGGACCGCGTTCAGCTGGTCGGGCTGTTGCCCACCGACACCACGACACTCCTGCCGGAGGGCGCTCACCTGGTCGAGCCCGACGTGTCGAGGCGGCCCCCGGTACCGATGGCGGGCCACGTCACCTCGAGCTACCACAGCGCCGCTCTCGAACGAACCTTCGCGCTCGGCCTGGTCAGCGGTGGACGGCAGCGCATCGGGGAGGTGCTGTGCGCCCCGGTCGGTGGCCGCGACGTGGAGGTGGAGATCACCAGCCCCGTGTTCTACGACCCGGAAGGAGCC